In one window of Paraflavitalea soli DNA:
- a CDS encoding glycoside hydrolase family 43 protein, whose amino-acid sequence MIQRRFLSLLFCCLVAGVCSKAQTNGNWGDQQNGTYVNPVIPADYSDLDAIRVGEDYYAISSTMQFSPGMVVIHSKDLINWEIISHVADDLSRISPNLNWDRMNCYGKGIWAGSIRYYKNRFWVYFGTPDDGFFMSSASNPAGPWEPLHHVWNVNGWDDCCSFCDEDGQLYFIATNFAVDPKNNKKYNIHLFKMTPDGKSLLMESDSIIHQSNGSEANKLYKFDGFYYHFFSEVKPEGRVMMMGRSKNIYGPWEIRQLNHVNKQLDREPNQGGLLQAPTGNWYFLTHHGSGDWEGRPASLLPVHRIDGWPVIGQPGPDTIGRMVWTGNKPVPSKSKVSIQTSDEFNAGKLKAQWEWNYQPRAGKWSLTARSGYLRLYAFTPIPSNKQGNIILRAGNTLTQRSMRTPANTATVNIDISHMADGQFAGLTHFSTTSNSLFGIKQENGIRTLVYDNNGKDTAGIQVHGKTIWLRSTWDASGVSRYAFSTDGKSYQSFGSTYQLTWGSYRGDRIGIFNFNTKDDNGYIDIAWFRYDYRK is encoded by the coding sequence ATGATTCAGCGCAGGTTTTTATCACTCTTGTTTTGTTGCCTGGTGGCAGGTGTATGTTCAAAGGCCCAAACGAATGGCAATTGGGGAGACCAGCAAAATGGAACCTATGTCAATCCGGTCATTCCGGCCGATTATAGCGATCTTGATGCCATACGCGTAGGTGAAGATTATTATGCCATTTCTTCTACCATGCAATTTTCCCCCGGCATGGTAGTGATCCATTCTAAAGATCTCATAAACTGGGAGATCATCAGTCATGTGGCTGATGATCTCTCACGCATTAGCCCCAATTTGAACTGGGACCGGATGAATTGTTATGGCAAAGGCATCTGGGCAGGTTCCATCAGGTATTATAAGAACAGGTTTTGGGTGTATTTCGGCACCCCTGATGATGGTTTCTTTATGAGTTCTGCTTCCAATCCGGCAGGTCCCTGGGAACCGCTACATCATGTATGGAATGTAAATGGCTGGGATGACTGCTGTTCGTTTTGTGATGAGGATGGACAGCTCTATTTTATTGCTACCAATTTTGCAGTTGATCCAAAAAATAACAAAAAGTACAATATTCATTTATTTAAAATGACACCTGATGGGAAAAGCCTCCTCATGGAGTCCGACTCCATCATACATCAATCCAATGGAAGCGAAGCCAATAAGCTGTATAAGTTCGACGGGTTTTATTACCACTTTTTTAGCGAGGTCAAGCCCGAAGGACGTGTGATGATGATGGGGCGTTCGAAAAACATCTATGGGCCCTGGGAGATCAGGCAATTAAACCATGTGAACAAGCAACTGGATAGAGAACCCAACCAGGGAGGATTGTTGCAGGCGCCAACAGGCAACTGGTATTTTCTTACGCACCATGGCAGTGGAGATTGGGAAGGACGTCCGGCAAGCCTTTTACCGGTTCACAGGATCGATGGGTGGCCGGTCATTGGACAGCCAGGCCCCGACACGATCGGGCGCATGGTTTGGACTGGTAATAAACCTGTACCCTCTAAAAGTAAAGTGTCCATTCAAACCAGCGATGAGTTCAATGCCGGAAAACTAAAAGCGCAATGGGAATGGAACTATCAGCCAAGAGCCGGCAAATGGTCTTTAACCGCACGCAGCGGTTATCTCCGGTTGTATGCATTTACCCCCATTCCATCAAACAAACAGGGAAACATAATACTGAGGGCAGGCAACACACTCACACAACGCAGCATGCGCACACCTGCCAATACAGCAACCGTAAACATCGACATCAGCCATATGGCGGATGGGCAATTTGCCGGATTGACGCATTTTTCAACCACCAGCAACAGCTTATTTGGCATCAAACAGGAAAATGGGATTCGGACCTTGGTGTATGACAACAATGGAAAGGACACTGCGGGCATACAGGTACATGGAAAAACGATCTGGCTACGGTCAACCTGGGATGCCAGCGGAGTCAGCCGGTATGCTTTTAGCACGGATGGCAAGTCTTATCAATCTTTTGGAAGCACCTATCAATTGACCTGGGGCAGCTACCGGGGCGACCGGATAGGGATCTTTAATTTCAATACCAAAGATGATAACGGCTATATTGATATTGCCTGGTTTCGATATGATTACAGGAAGTAA
- a CDS encoding LamG-like jellyroll fold domain-containing protein: MKKILTNAAAYKAGKLNCFLAVLFILLLSSKAGGQTFTHPGIPLSGSDLSILKAHVQAGDYPWKQAYDILAADGKSQLSYTMQGPFDSVARNINYNLNQWRSDMSASFNLSLMWYFTGNEAYAVKARDILVAWANKQTGFGGQEANLDLGDYAYAFGGAASILRGTWSGWTPANTTAVKNLFNNVYWKASGCAGYALGPANKGTLSIAAGAAIAAFSDEPAKVAHVIHLMRYIGSTGFKNTLPSGEHGESGRDQGHSHGMWGSIAFAAEVFWKQGLDLYSELDNRLLALGEYFSRRNTEGSIGFIPFGTTDWYYLTDPPGVWDGGRWGLTLLHGAYVVRNKLNPAYITKRLTDIPRRFDPVYTWFYKSEDNSTAVVPPQTQFVPDPGKVGTGGLTSLDIGTAAPAGSSSYNNNTWTVTGGGAEILTHSADGLHFVYKEVTGNCSIIAKVESVGGTALNARAGLMIRSDLTATAAQRAWIAIKSGKRAESYMHGWTEMRGGSNWEKPERTIPQDAYWVKIDRVGDVIATYYSPDGVSWATEVQGRYAGFTGTAYIGLAVCSNANGVPMTATFSNVSVTGGQGGMVILPEAPHSVYAYAGNNQVQLRWLSSFGADTYTLKRANSEAGPYSTIAAILSGNSFMDNNVMNGQAYYYKVCAVNTAGTSADAPADSATPYAPYVLQTLDGLYRIIVTHSGKAIEVKNGSTADSALVTQNTYSFKSNQHWIISPLSGTDYKITNLLSGKVMDIVGNAITDGARIEQRTWSATDSGQIWFIKDRGNGTFSIVAKQSQKALEVPGSNTADGVTMDIYRWTDGPNQIFQIEPVTASAIDSAYQRKLAEAIQLRDTTVVSTTNELGKFPVAARAQLNDSISHVQSLYNPQSTVIEISGYVTILENAIKRYKASMYYGMNTLPNGNYYLKTLTGDSLWTKNNTNTPLFDTVNSDPLLQVWNVTKQGNGRYKIICLSAPSSFSNYINENAQFGRSVSPYLDAWNSMNIYFDGTSYAIQRAQTAGNGYWYQSDDKILTEGGNENDPVPYTFPFRFVPVDDLPVNLMVAAGDAKNILEWNPAHNLSYRVKRSTTAGGPYTTMATVSTIRYTDTVVSNGTTYYYVIASIDSTGEGPSSTEVTALPNIGQLAYLKFNEPGGTRAFDSWGAMHGTLAAAATRTAGKDGNALKLDGTANAYATLPAGIVSTLNDFTVSAWVKMDALANWMRVFDFGNSTTQYMFLSVQIGTPTVNGVKLSTVRYAIKNGGTELNVSSNYTFPLNTWVHLAVTQSGNTARLYINGSLVSTNTAINIKPAQLTPAGATTGTSLNYLGKSQFNDPIFNGAIDEFKIYKRALSDAEIAENAKEQQTITFNTLTQKEVSDSDFNAGATASSGLPVTYVSSDTTVATILNGMVHITGKGMTTITASQNGDNTYKAATPVAQQLIVYRSPVLTAPLDQFFCYAQSGVYSIPSLTATDSGDIASISYSVSGATARNGNGSDASGAFNAGQSTITWTVTDVHGNSKSASTSVTVNTAVITSIPDVYAMNPAVDARNTIYIGYGPTSLNVTANTTGGAAPYSYQWSSGQTTPVISVDTTETYTVIVTDSNGCSSTASIVIKTMDVRCGNNNNKVMICHNNKTICISAASVQDHLNHGDHLGDCQAQASVARMSQENGSAEANSGNMSVYPNPVTEILHVQVTGVQPGAVIRMYNQNGMLVKTILVARTSEAVSVRGLAAGVYYLQIKSSGALITKKIIKL; encoded by the coding sequence ATGAAAAAAATCTTAACCAATGCTGCTGCCTATAAGGCCGGAAAGCTCAACTGCTTTCTCGCTGTGCTCTTTATCCTGTTGCTTTCCTCAAAAGCGGGAGGGCAAACCTTTACCCATCCGGGTATTCCGTTGTCGGGTTCAGACCTGAGTATTTTGAAAGCCCATGTGCAGGCCGGAGATTATCCATGGAAACAAGCTTACGATATCCTGGCGGCAGACGGCAAGTCACAACTCTCCTACACCATGCAGGGCCCCTTTGATTCAGTTGCCCGTAATATCAATTATAACCTTAACCAGTGGAGAAGCGATATGTCAGCTTCATTTAACCTGTCCCTGATGTGGTATTTTACAGGTAATGAAGCCTATGCTGTAAAGGCAAGGGATATTTTAGTGGCATGGGCCAATAAGCAGACTGGATTTGGAGGACAGGAGGCCAACCTGGACTTGGGAGATTATGCCTATGCTTTTGGCGGTGCTGCCTCCATCCTTCGGGGAACATGGAGTGGCTGGACACCTGCCAACACCACGGCAGTAAAAAACCTGTTTAACAACGTATACTGGAAGGCTTCAGGTTGTGCAGGTTATGCTTTGGGACCGGCCAACAAAGGCACATTGAGTATCGCCGCAGGCGCCGCCATCGCCGCCTTTTCTGATGAGCCGGCCAAGGTGGCGCATGTCATTCACCTGATGAGATATATAGGTTCTACCGGGTTTAAAAACACGTTACCCAGTGGAGAACATGGTGAAAGCGGAAGAGACCAGGGGCATTCTCATGGCATGTGGGGCAGCATAGCCTTTGCCGCAGAAGTGTTTTGGAAACAAGGCCTCGACCTTTATTCCGAACTCGATAACCGGCTCCTCGCTTTAGGAGAATATTTTTCCCGGAGAAACACAGAGGGGTCCATCGGGTTCATACCCTTTGGTACGACTGATTGGTATTATTTAACCGATCCCCCCGGTGTTTGGGACGGAGGAAGATGGGGACTGACCTTGTTACATGGCGCCTATGTCGTACGTAATAAGCTAAATCCCGCTTACATAACAAAGCGGTTAACAGATATACCAAGACGGTTTGATCCGGTATATACCTGGTTTTATAAGTCTGAGGATAATTCTACCGCTGTTGTGCCACCACAAACCCAGTTTGTTCCTGATCCTGGGAAAGTTGGCACAGGCGGCTTAACCAGTCTCGATATAGGAACAGCTGCCCCGGCAGGAAGCAGCTCCTATAACAACAATACATGGACAGTAACTGGTGGTGGGGCTGAAATACTGACACACTCCGCTGATGGTTTGCACTTCGTTTATAAAGAAGTGACCGGCAACTGCTCGATCATCGCCAAAGTGGAGTCCGTTGGTGGAACTGCCCTGAATGCAAGGGCAGGCCTGATGATCAGGTCGGATCTGACAGCCACCGCTGCACAAAGGGCCTGGATCGCCATTAAATCAGGTAAGCGGGCAGAAAGTTATATGCATGGATGGACGGAAATGAGGGGCGGCTCTAACTGGGAAAAACCTGAAAGAACCATTCCCCAGGATGCATATTGGGTTAAGATTGACAGGGTCGGAGATGTGATCGCCACCTACTATTCGCCAGACGGCGTTAGCTGGGCTACGGAAGTGCAGGGCCGGTATGCGGGCTTTACCGGCACGGCCTATATTGGCCTGGCTGTTTGCTCCAATGCCAATGGCGTTCCCATGACCGCTACCTTCAGCAATGTAAGTGTTACAGGAGGACAGGGAGGGATGGTTATCCTACCCGAAGCGCCTCATTCTGTATATGCATACGCCGGGAATAACCAGGTGCAGCTTCGGTGGTTGTCTTCCTTCGGAGCCGATACCTATACGCTGAAACGGGCCAACTCCGAAGCCGGACCTTACTCAACCATTGCGGCTATTCTTTCCGGCAACAGTTTTATGGATAACAATGTAATGAACGGACAGGCCTATTATTACAAGGTTTGTGCTGTAAATACGGCCGGCACAAGTGCTGATGCTCCTGCAGATTCCGCCACCCCCTATGCGCCCTATGTTCTGCAAACCTTAGATGGCCTGTACCGTATTATAGTAACACATAGCGGCAAAGCCATAGAGGTAAAAAATGGTTCAACTGCCGACAGTGCATTAGTGACACAAAACACCTATTCTTTTAAAAGCAACCAGCATTGGATCATAAGCCCTCTGTCTGGTACAGATTACAAGATCACTAATTTACTCAGCGGAAAAGTGATGGATATAGTGGGCAATGCCATAACGGATGGAGCCAGGATCGAACAACGCACCTGGTCGGCTACAGATTCAGGACAGATTTGGTTTATTAAAGACAGGGGAAATGGAACCTTCAGTATTGTTGCAAAACAAAGTCAGAAAGCACTGGAGGTTCCCGGTTCCAATACCGCCGACGGTGTTACAATGGACATATATAGATGGACCGATGGACCCAATCAGATCTTCCAGATAGAACCGGTCACTGCATCAGCAATAGACTCAGCCTACCAGCGCAAACTGGCAGAAGCTATACAATTACGCGATACAACTGTTGTCTCTACAACAAATGAATTGGGTAAATTCCCGGTGGCTGCCAGGGCACAGCTAAATGACAGCATTAGCCATGTACAGTCATTGTACAATCCACAATCCACCGTTATTGAAATTAGTGGCTACGTCACAATACTGGAAAATGCCATTAAACGGTACAAAGCATCCATGTATTACGGAATGAATACCCTCCCAAATGGGAACTACTATCTTAAAACACTTACCGGTGATTCCTTATGGACTAAGAATAACACCAATACCCCTTTATTTGACACGGTAAATTCCGATCCTTTACTGCAGGTTTGGAATGTCACAAAGCAGGGCAATGGCAGGTATAAGATCATTTGCCTCAGTGCACCGTCTTCTTTCAGTAATTATATCAATGAGAACGCACAATTTGGCCGCAGTGTAAGCCCCTACCTGGATGCCTGGAATTCCATGAATATTTACTTTGATGGAACCTCTTATGCCATTCAGCGGGCTCAAACGGCCGGCAATGGCTATTGGTACCAAAGCGACGACAAAATACTAACCGAAGGTGGAAATGAAAATGATCCGGTCCCCTATACCTTTCCTTTCCGCTTTGTGCCTGTGGATGATCTTCCGGTCAACCTGATGGTGGCCGCAGGGGATGCTAAGAACATCCTGGAATGGAATCCTGCCCATAACCTTAGCTATAGGGTAAAACGTTCAACTACAGCAGGCGGACCTTATACTACCATGGCAACCGTGAGTACGATCAGGTACACCGACACAGTGGTAAGCAATGGCACCACTTACTATTATGTAATTGCTTCAATAGATAGCACTGGTGAAGGACCTTCCAGTACGGAAGTGACGGCATTACCCAACATTGGCCAGTTGGCTTACCTGAAGTTCAATGAACCAGGCGGTACACGGGCTTTTGACAGTTGGGGAGCCATGCACGGCACATTGGCAGCCGCAGCAACGCGGACAGCCGGGAAGGACGGGAACGCCCTTAAACTGGATGGCACGGCCAATGCCTATGCAACCTTGCCGGCCGGTATCGTAAGCACTTTAAACGATTTTACCGTTTCAGCCTGGGTCAAAATGGATGCATTGGCCAACTGGATGCGGGTGTTTGATTTTGGCAACAGTACTACCCAGTATATGTTCCTTTCAGTGCAAATAGGCACTCCGACCGTCAATGGAGTAAAGTTATCAACCGTTCGCTATGCTATTAAGAACGGAGGAACGGAATTAAACGTAAGCTCCAACTATACCTTCCCTTTGAATACATGGGTGCACCTGGCTGTTACACAATCAGGCAACACTGCCCGCCTGTATATAAACGGATCATTGGTATCGACCAATACAGCTATCAATATCAAACCCGCGCAGCTTACCCCGGCCGGCGCTACAACCGGTACCAGTTTAAACTACCTGGGAAAATCTCAATTTAATGATCCCATCTTCAATGGCGCTATCGACGAATTTAAGATCTACAAAAGGGCTTTGAGCGATGCGGAGATTGCAGAAAACGCTAAAGAACAGCAGACCATTACTTTTAATACCCTCACACAAAAAGAAGTAAGCGACAGTGATTTTAATGCAGGCGCCACTGCCTCTTCAGGGTTGCCGGTAACCTATGTTAGTTCCGACACAACTGTAGCCACTATTCTCAATGGAATGGTTCATATTACAGGCAAAGGCATGACCACTATTACTGCTTCCCAAAATGGAGATAACACTTATAAGGCTGCTACACCAGTAGCACAGCAGCTGATTGTATACAGGTCGCCGGTACTTACTGCGCCCCTGGATCAATTCTTCTGTTACGCTCAATCAGGCGTTTATAGTATTCCTTCATTAACCGCAACTGATAGTGGCGACATTGCTTCCATCAGTTACAGTGTAAGCGGAGCCACCGCACGAAACGGGAACGGATCAGATGCAAGCGGCGCATTCAATGCCGGCCAATCAACCATTACCTGGACAGTAACCGATGTACATGGCAATAGTAAGAGCGCGTCAACTTCTGTAACAGTAAATACAGCAGTAATAACAAGCATTCCGGATGTGTATGCCATGAATCCTGCAGTGGATGCCAGGAATACCATTTACATAGGTTATGGACCAACATCGCTGAACGTAACCGCCAATACAACAGGAGGTGCCGCACCTTACAGCTATCAGTGGAGCAGCGGGCAAACCACTCCTGTTATCAGCGTAGATACAACAGAAACATATACAGTGATCGTTACAGATAGCAATGGATGTTCTTCTACCGCTTCCATTGTTATCAAGACAATGGATGTACGTTGTGGCAATAACAACAACAAAGTGATGATCTGTCACAACAATAAAACAATCTGTATTTCCGCGGCATCCGTACAGGATCATTTAAACCATGGTGATCACCTGGGTGATTGCCAGGCCCAGGCATCAGTTGCCCGGATGAGCCAGGAAAATGGGTCCGCAGAAGCAAACAGCGGGAATATGAGTGTTTATCCCAATCCTGTTACAGAAATATTGCATGTGCAGGTTACCGGAGTGCAGCCCGGCGCTGTTATAAGAATGTACAACCAAAACGGGATGCTGGTAAAAACCATCCTGGTTGCCCGTACATCCGAAGCAGTGTCCGTCCGCGGATTAGCAGCAGGTGTGTATTATTTACAGATAAAATCCAGCGGGGCGCTCATCACTAAAAAGATCATAAAACTATAA